Proteins co-encoded in one Montipora capricornis isolate CH-2021 chromosome 12, ASM3666992v2, whole genome shotgun sequence genomic window:
- the LOC138027655 gene encoding mitochondrial import inner membrane translocase subunit Tim9-like: protein MQSGIVPNQQQEMEVKQFQNFLQYYNKLTEMCFSDCIHDFTNRKISANENNCAMHCSEKFLKVMQRVGVRLQEVQVMQNEGILGAPDPPN from the exons ATGCAATCGGGTATAGTTCCAAACCAACAACAGGAAATGGAAGTAAAGCAG TTTCAGAATTTCTTACAGTACTACAACAAACTGACAGAAATGTGCTTCTCTGACTGCATCCATGACTttacaaacagaaaaatatCAGCTAACGAG AATAACTGTGCCATGCATTGTAGTGAAAAATTCTTGAAAGTCATGCAGAGAGTTGGAGTTCGCTTACAGGAGGTACAAGTCATGCAAAATGAAGGAATCTTAGGAGCACCGGATCCACCAAATTAA